The following DNA comes from Gammaproteobacteria bacterium.
TGAGGCGCTCGTACCACCTGTGCCCCAAAAACTTGGCCAATCGCTTGATGACCCAAGCACACGCCCAAAATAGGTAATTTACCCGCAAAATGTTTTATCGCTGCTAATGAAATACCAGCCTCATTGGGGGTACATGGACCTGGGGAAATGACTAAATATTGCGGCTTGAGTTGCTCAATCTCGTCAAGGCTAATTTCGTCATTACGATACACTTCAACTTGTTGCTTTAGTTGCTGAAAATATTGAACCAAGTTGTAAGTAAATGAATCATAATTATCAATGATTAATAACATTTATTGGCTTACCTCTACACTTCTGTTTTTCTCAACCCAAGATGAAATTATTGCCCCAGCAAGCGCAGCGCCCAAAAAAGTGGCGGTTAATGGCACCATCGTATGATCAAAAAATCGTGATAGTGCAATGGCTAACCCGGCCGAAATCAAGGTCGATAAAGAACCAACAACCGCCGCTCCCATCCCCGCAAGGTGCCCCAAAGGCTCCATCGCGAGCGCATTTAAATTACCAAACAAAATGCCAATGCAACTAAACACCAAGACCAAATACACCGTGGTCCACATCAATGGCGGCATACCTTGCTGCTGCACCACAATAATCAAAAACACCGCAGAGCTAATAGCCAAGCCAGCAAGCGCTCGCCACACCATATATTGCATGCCTTTAATGACGACCATTTTGCCGTTAAACAACGAACTCAGGCCGATAGCTAACGCTAACCCCGCAAAATACAGCGCAAACGAATCACCTAAATTATAAGCTTGTTGAAACAACGGCTGGGCCGAGCCCAAGTAAGTAAAAAATGCGCCCGAGATAATGCCAGCAGTTAGGGTGTAACCTATAGCTACCCGGTTCTGGCATACTTGTTTTAATGCAGCCCATAAATTTTGTAGCCGTAATGGCTGGCGATATTGTGGCTTAAGGGTTTCTGGTTGCCTTATTGCAAACCAAACTAATGCGACGATACCAATCGCCAACATGGCACCAAACACCATCGGCCAACCAGCCCACAATAAAATGAATTGCCCCAATAGTGGCGCTAACATCGGCACAATAATAAACACGACAAAGATGAATGACATGACTTGGGCCATTTCTCTGCCAGCGTATTTATCACGAATTATCGCGGTCGTTAACACCCGAGGCGCCGCTAATCCTAAGCCTTGAATAAAACGCCCGATCAACAATATCTCAAAAGTCGGTGCATATACGCACAGTAAACTGCCGGCAAAAAAGATCACATAGCCAAGATAAATAACCGGCTTGCGGCCAAAGCTATCAGACAAGGGGCCTAATAATAACTGGCCTATGCCCAACCCAACAAATAGGCTCGTGATCACTAATTGCAGTGTTTGACTGCTAATGACATCAAGATCATGAGCAATAAGCCCAAGGGCTGGTAAAATTGCATCAATCGACAGTGCGACTAAAGACATCATCAGTGCCATTAAGGCAACAAATTCATAAAAAGATAACGACTTAACTGGGCTAGTATTCACTGATACTCCTAACGTAATAAACCCTGATAAAAAATTCGCGTGAATAATAGCAGGTAATAAGCTTAGGATCAGCAGTGATAACTCGATAATACCAAGCGAGATATCTTGCCGCTTGGTATTAGATATTTATTGGTTATATATTGGTTATTTATTAGCTTCTACCGTCAGACTATCAGTGCTACTCTAAACTATGACCCTAGTACCACCATTACTGCCAACGTCAATTGATAGCGAAGTTTTATTCAAAAGCGTCTAAGTTGCTCTATGCTAAATACATCTCTAAACCACCACATTGGGACTTTTGATGCACTCAGAACGGCGCCACCACCCAAGATATTTGGTTGATTTTAAATTAAAATTAACCTCTGACCACCAAAACCACTCCATCACAGCGGTCAACCTTTCAGCCGCTGGCATTCAAGTAATCTGTGATGATGATTGCGCCGAGCAATTGAGTAAAGGCCAACAACACCCACTGACTTGTCAATTAACGATTGAATTACCGCACAACAAATTATCGATCAACTGCCGAATTATCGTCAAAAGGCGACTGTCACAATGCCGTTATATTCTTGGCATCAAGTTTATTAATTTGAGCAATGATGATTGCGAACTGCTCATTAATAGCTTCCGTTAATCACTGTTACAGACCTGCCACTAATGGCTTAGCGCCATAACCCGAGTGTGATCTATTTGAAAGCGCAGTAGCCTCTATACCCAAGCTACTTGAGAATGCAGGTTTCAGAGCTTCTCAGGTGAGTTAGCACAAGGCATATCATTTTAGGAATGCTTACTGCCTTTTAAACTGATGTAACGTAGTGATTACTTACCTGAGAAGCTCCCACGGGCGGGTTTTAAATGACCAACTACTGCGTTATTTATTTTGATAAGGGAGTGACCATTATCTGCAATAAATGCCTTGCATTTGGCCATTTAAATTCCCGCTGAAATCCTGCAATTCCAAGTGGCTTGGGGATAGGTTACTATATGATTATTCGTAAAATAGTTGGAATAAATTTATGCAACTAGCGCTGACCCCATGGGGTGCTTTAGTGATTCCTATCTTTGGTTTTCTGTTTGGCATCGTAATCTGTTATTTTTTGCTGCGCCAACTCCATCAAAAAGACGTGACCGCGCAGCAAAAAATTACCGCGATCACGGTGCTACAGCTTGAGACAACCTTGCATCAAAGTGAAGATCAACTCGATTCGCTGCAGCTTGAGTTATCACAAACTCAGCAAAAATCAGCCAAGTTACAAGCTGAAAACTATGAACTTATCTCTCAAGTGAGGGAATTAAACGCCACCAGCAAACTGCACCAACAAGCCCATCAAGAACAGCTCGCACTGGTCAACAATAATCACGAGAGTGTCAAACACCAATTTAGTTATTTAGCGCAGCAAATTCTTGAACAAAAAGGTCAGCTATTTCAACAACAAAATAAAGCCAGCATGGATGCAGTACTGTCGCCTTTGCAACAGCAATTGGGCGAATTTAAAGCGCAAATCCAGCACAGTCATGAAAACGAAACCAAGCAACGTCATCAGCTTCAGCTCGAGATTGGTCACCTGAAACAGCTCAATCAACAAATGGCAACCGATGCCATTAATCTGACCCGTGCACTCAAAGGAGATAACAAACAGCAGGGTAATTGGGGCGAGTTAATTTTAGAGCGAATATTACAAGAGTCTGGCTTACGCCAAGGGCACGAATACCATACCCAAAGCCAACACCACAACGAACATGGCAAAGCTTTTCGGCCCGATGTTATCGTGCATCTTCCCGATGACAAAGACATTATTGTCGACTCTAAGGTTTCATTAACCGCTTA
Coding sequences within:
- a CDS encoding multidrug effflux MFS transporter codes for the protein MALMMSLVALSIDAILPALGLIAHDLDVISSQTLQLVITSLFVGLGIGQLLLGPLSDSFGRKPVIYLGYVIFFAGSLLCVYAPTFEILLIGRFIQGLGLAAPRVLTTAIIRDKYAGREMAQVMSFIFVVFIIVPMLAPLLGQFILLWAGWPMVFGAMLAIGIVALVWFAIRQPETLKPQYRQPLRLQNLWAALKQVCQNRVAIGYTLTAGIISGAFFTYLGSAQPLFQQAYNLGDSFALYFAGLALAIGLSSLFNGKMVVIKGMQYMVWRALAGLAISSAVFLIIVVQQQGMPPLMWTTVYLVLVFSCIGILFGNLNALAMEPLGHLAGMGAAVVGSLSTLISAGLAIALSRFFDHTMVPLTATFLGAALAGAIISSWVEKNRSVEVSQ
- a CDS encoding PilZ domain-containing protein, whose translation is MHSERRHHPRYLVDFKLKLTSDHQNHSITAVNLSAAGIQVICDDDCAEQLSKGQQHPLTCQLTIELPHNKLSINCRIIVKRRLSQCRYILGIKFINLSNDDCELLINSFR
- the rmuC gene encoding DNA recombination protein RmuC; protein product: MQLALTPWGALVIPIFGFLFGIVICYFLLRQLHQKDVTAQQKITAITVLQLETTLHQSEDQLDSLQLELSQTQQKSAKLQAENYELISQVRELNATSKLHQQAHQEQLALVNNNHESVKHQFSYLAQQILEQKGQLFQQQNKASMDAVLSPLQQQLGEFKAQIQHSHENETKQRHQLQLEIGHLKQLNQQMATDAINLTRALKGDNKQQGNWGELILERILQESGLRQGHEYHTQSQHHNEHGKAFRPDVIVHLPDDKDIIVDSKVSLTAYERYFNSDNETERQLALNEHINSIKQHIKDLGSKDYHQLKGLRSLDYVLLFIPIEPAFLLAIENQPDLIATAMNNNIMLVSPTNLLVALRTIHNLWRYDQQNKNSQLIASKAAKLYDKLRLFSEDLLTIGHSLNKANQSYEQAVKKLSSGKGNLISQVESFRELGVDVKKTLPVQLVTNHTEDLAPPQQLK